The Hyalangium gracile genomic sequence TTGAAGGAGGGCGCCAGATCCCGCTGGAGCTGCTCGATGAGCTGCATCAGCTCCAGCTCGCCGCCGCGCACGCGGTAGCGGCCCTGGAAGCCGAAGATGAGGCACAGGTAGTAGGCGCGCAGCGCCTCCGTGCGGCGCGGATCCTTGCGGATCTCCTGGAGCTTGGTGAAGAAGCCCTCGCCGGCGCGGTTCTCCTTGAAGTACTGGAACTGCAAGAGGTTGGTGAGCCAGTACTCGCGGAACTCGTCGGACTTGCTCAGCGCCAGCTCGTCGGCGAGCGCGACGATGCCGTAGGCGATGTCGTCCACGTCCTGCTGGGGCAGCCCCTCGTCGCGGGCGTTGCGCATCATGTTGCTGACGAAGGAGCGCAGGCGCTCCTGGACCTGCTCCGGGGCGGGCAGCGAGCCAGGCTCGGCCTGACGGATCTGCAGCAGCGCGCCGAAGCAGTCCTTGGTGATGACGTTGAGCCTGTCCATGTGTCAGCGCCCCCTGCTGCCTTCCTTCTTGCCCGGCACGCCCATCAGCTCCAGCTTCGTCCGCGCGGGATCGAAGGGCTGGGGCAGATAGATGGCGAGCGTCTGGTCCTTGATGGCGTCCTTCCAGTAGCGATCCGTGGTGTCGAGCGAGAAGTAGACGACCTTCGGCTTGACGGGGACCTCGGGCGGAGGCCGGAACGTCACCTGGAGCGGCACGCCGGGCGTGGCGGCCTGGATGATGTTGTGGATCTCGTCCCAGCTGGCGATCTTCGCCAGGGCCGGGAGCTGATCGGCGGTCTGCTGCTCGAGCAGATGGTCCGCCTTCACCGCGAGGATGAACTGGGTGCAGCGCGCCAGCCGCTCGTCCTCGAGCCGGCCCAGGTGCATTCCGTCCTTGCGCGACTCGAGCGCGATGGCGACCGACTGCTCCAGGGCCACCGAGCGCAGCAGCCCGTCCAGGCGCTGGAAGAGCCCCTCGAAGGTGACGCGCAGGTTGGTGTACTGGAACTTGGGCAGGTTGGCCGGATCCGAGTCGGCGGAGAACGTGGAGAGCTGGCCGGCGGCCTGGCACAGCAGCAGGTAGAGGAACTGCGGCGACATGTCCGCCGCCTCCACCGCGTGGGCCACCTGGGGGATGAGCCCGTTGAGCGTGCTGAGCTGGAGGAACTTCGTCACGTCCGCGCCGGTGAACTCCAGCGAGGCCTCGTCCCGGTGGCGGCGCGTGTCGGACAGCTCGCGCTGCTTGCCGTGCATGGACTTCAGCAGCTGCCGCAGGTTCGCCAGGATGTAGGGCGAGGCGGAGATGCGCAGGCACGGCGGGATGTACGAGGGCGAGAGCACCGCGGCGCCCGTCTTGTCCCGGATCAGCTCGCCGATCTTGATGACCTCGTAGTCCTCGCGAGGCTCGGTGCCGAAGAGGAAGCGGATGTTGCGCTGGGCGAAGGCCACGGAGGACGTGGACTCGGTGGTGATGAGGTCCGCCACCGAGCGGCTCACCACGCTGAAGCGGGGCGCGGTGGTGGAGCCGTTCACGTCGCCATAGCTGGCCACGCCGTCGCGCTCGCGGGCCACGCCCAGGTACACGTCCAGCGACTTCTTCGAGGCGCCGAAGTGCTCCTCGATGGGCCGGGCGGGAGGCTCCTCGGGCTGACCGCGCTCGAAGGTGACGGGCAGGCCGTCCGGGAGGATGCCGAAGAAGCGCAGCAGCTGGAGCTGGCCGGCCGCCATGGCCTTGTCGTCCACCTCCATCTCCACCACGCCCCAGTCATAGGGCGTCATGGCGCCCAGCCGGGCCGACAGCAGGGCCTCGTGGTAGAGGTCCGCCTGCTGCAGGTGGTGGGGATTCATGAACATCCCCTCGGACCAAACGACGCGCTGAGGAATCTTCATCCTCGCCCCTCCGCCCTGCCCCGGGCCTCGACCCGGTAGTCCTCGAGATAGAAGTAAAGCGGAGGCGGCTTGGCCCCCGGCTTCTTCACGGCGTCACAGAGCTCGGGAGTGACCTCTGGCAGCCGCTGGATGGAGCGCCACACCTGGCCGGCGGGCCGGCGGAAGACGCCCAGAACGACGATGTAGTTCGACTTCGGATCGCGCGAGAGCTGCCGCGTCAACGTCTGGCCCGGCTCGAGCGTCAGCTCGTCCGTGGCGATCAGATCGTCCTCCAGGACTTCCTTGGGACGCTGCCACACGTCCTGGAACTCGGACGCCTCCAGGCGCCGGATGTCCTTGAGCTGGAGCACCTGGACGATCGTGGAGAGAGAGCTCCCCCGGTCATCCGGATTGAGGCGCTCGCTCGCCTCGAGGAGGACGGCGATCGGAGGCGGCTCCTTGCACGGCTCGGACGGAGCAGCCGCGCGGGGACAGCCCGCCAGCCACACCGCGAACCCGAGCATGAGCGCCGCCCGCCACCTGGATCCCCCCCAGCTGCCCCAGACCTGCTGCCACCACCCGGCCAGCATGCAAACCCCTATAAGAACACGTGGAAAGCCGGTGCACGCTGCCACACCAAAACGTTCAGTTCAAGGCAGCGACCCAATTCAGGCAGCCCCCCCAGGCAGGCCCTCCACCCAGGTGGCCTCTGTCTGGAGCGTCGTGAGGACCTGGTGCGTCACCTGCCCTTCGCGGGCAGGGCCGCCTCATGGGCACGGATCGCCTCGGCGGTCTGGCCCTCGGCCACGGGCACGAAGGCCAGCAGCGCCACGTCCTTCGCGTCCGCCGGGGCGGGCCGGAAGGCCGCCATCAGCCGCTGCCCTACCTGAATGGTCGCGGCGCCTCCGAAGGACCAGAAGCCGGACTGCCGGGGAAGCGAGCCGCGAAGCACCTGCTCCAGCTCGAACTCCACACGGATCCGGGAACCTCGCGTCCCCGTGTTGGAGGCCTTCACCTCGCGCACCTTCACGAGCGCGACGCTGCCCCCCATTTCCACACACTCCCGCAACAACTGCGCATCGAGGGTCTCGGGCTGCGTCGGCATGCGTGACTCCTGGGAGGGGGAAGGGGGCGTGGGGGGAGCGGGGCTCGGAGGGCTGGCGGGCCCGGCCGAGCACGCGAAGACGAGCGACAGCGTGCACAGGGCGCCCAGGCGCGGGTTCATCGCCATGAGGGGCTCTCGTCCACGGTGTGCCAGTTGCGGTGGAGGGAGAAGACGCGGCCGAGCGCGCCGTTCACCAGGACCTGGATGTAGTCGCGCTCGACGCGGATGCCGTCGACGACGTGGGCCCAGCGCGCCACGAAGATCTCCTCGCCCGCCTGCGTCTCGTAGTCGGCCACCTCGAGCACCGCGTCCTTGGGAGGGTTGGCGGCCTCGGTGGCAACCTGGAGCGCCTGCTCCTTGGAGAGCCCTCGCGCGCACCGCTCGGCGAAGCCCGCGAAGAGCCAGGAGCGCTGCTCTCCGGTGACAGGGCTGTAGCGCGCCGAGTACTCGGAGATCCGCTGGTACATGCCGAAGCTCACCCGCTTGTAGGGCCCCTTGCGCTCCACCTTCTCCGGGAGGGCCTGGACATAGTGCTTGAGCATGAGGACGGCCTCGGGCGTCCCCTGGCGCTCCAGATCGCGCTCGATGACGCGGAAGACGGCCTCCTCGGCGCGCGTGATGGAGCCTCGATCCTCGGGCGTTGTCTCGTCTGCCATGGCTCTTCGTTTCCTCCCCTCTTCCCGGTCCAGGCGCTAGCGCGAGCGCCGGACGCGCACCACCTCGGCCGTCGCGTCCTGGACGGCCAGCTCCACCCAGCGCCCTCCGGCGAACACGTAGCGCACGAGCCAGACGAGCACGTCCCGCACCACGGAGGGCTTCTCCGCGGGCCCCTCGCCGAGCTCGATGTACTGGCGCTCGGCCGAGGCGAACCGGGCCTCCGCGGGAACCTCCTGGGCCTCGCGGGCGGCATTCGCGGCCGCCACGGCCTGCTCGCGTGTCACGGGGCCTCCACATCCGCGGGCAGGACGGAGATGACGGCCCGCCGCACGGGGTTGATGCGCACCGTCAGGCCCGGCGCGGCATTCGGGCCAGGCTCCTCGAACCGCAGCTCCAGGCAGTCGCCCTCCCCCTTGCGGGACTCGACCAGCCGGAGCCCAAGGCGCAGCAGGCCACTGCTCCTGGCGATCGTCAGGGCCTCGCCGTCGGACAGCGGCT encodes the following:
- a CDS encoding DotU family type IV/VI secretion system protein, with amino-acid sequence MDRLNVITKDCFGALLQIRQAEPGSLPAPEQVQERLRSFVSNMMRNARDEGLPQQDVDDIAYGIVALADELALSKSDEFREYWLTNLLQFQYFKENRAGEGFFTKLQEIRKDPRRTEALRAYYLCLIFGFQGRYRVRGGELELMQLIEQLQRDLAPSFKFDTETLSPKGERPDGGAKAAKRTLPLLAISGGVVVFALLVYGGLRLSLSSSVSSLVEEIEAASTPSSPPTAAAKP
- the tssK gene encoding type VI secretion system baseplate subunit TssK; the encoded protein is MKIPQRVVWSEGMFMNPHHLQQADLYHEALLSARLGAMTPYDWGVVEMEVDDKAMAAGQLQLLRFFGILPDGLPVTFERGQPEEPPARPIEEHFGASKKSLDVYLGVARERDGVASYGDVNGSTTAPRFSVVSRSVADLITTESTSSVAFAQRNIRFLFGTEPREDYEVIKIGELIRDKTGAAVLSPSYIPPCLRISASPYILANLRQLLKSMHGKQRELSDTRRHRDEASLEFTGADVTKFLQLSTLNGLIPQVAHAVEAADMSPQFLYLLLCQAAGQLSTFSADSDPANLPKFQYTNLRVTFEGLFQRLDGLLRSVALEQSVAIALESRKDGMHLGRLEDERLARCTQFILAVKADHLLEQQTADQLPALAKIASWDEIHNIIQAATPGVPLQVTFRPPPEVPVKPKVVYFSLDTTDRYWKDAIKDQTLAIYLPQPFDPARTKLELMGVPGKKEGSRGR
- the tssJ gene encoding type VI secretion system lipoprotein TssJ, which translates into the protein MLGFAVWLAGCPRAAAPSEPCKEPPPIAVLLEASERLNPDDRGSSLSTIVQVLQLKDIRRLEASEFQDVWQRPKEVLEDDLIATDELTLEPGQTLTRQLSRDPKSNYIVVLGVFRRPAGQVWRSIQRLPEVTPELCDAVKKPGAKPPPLYFYLEDYRVEARGRAEGRG